One genomic region from Halococcus qingdaonensis encodes:
- a CDS encoding universal stress protein, producing MYERILVPTDGSPEVDTVLEHATALAAAHDAELHALYVINTAGYTGLPGDTAIGGLDAMMNEQGEAALDRAAEHAGDRLTERVLLDGRPSAEIVDYADESDCDLIVMGTHGRGGIDRLLLGSVAERVVRTSEAPVLTVRVPKRSNVDDADADTDTDADAGADADTDS from the coding sequence ATGTACGAGCGCATTCTCGTGCCGACCGACGGCTCGCCGGAGGTCGACACCGTCCTGGAGCATGCCACCGCCCTCGCCGCGGCGCACGATGCCGAACTCCACGCGCTGTACGTCATCAACACGGCAGGTTACACCGGGCTACCGGGCGATACCGCCATCGGCGGGCTGGACGCGATGATGAACGAGCAGGGCGAGGCGGCGCTCGATCGGGCCGCAGAGCACGCGGGCGATCGCCTCACCGAACGCGTCCTACTCGATGGCCGCCCGAGCGCCGAGATCGTCGACTACGCCGACGAGAGCGACTGTGATCTCATCGTGATGGGCACGCACGGCCGCGGTGGCATCGATCGTCTCCTCCTGGGAAGCGTCGCCGAGCGCGTCGTCCGTACCTCGGAAGCCCCCGTTCTCACCGTCCGCGTGCCGAAGCGTTCGAACGTCGACGATGCCGATGCTGATACCGATACCGATGCTGATGCCGGTGCTGACGCCGATACCGATTCTTAG
- a CDS encoding amidohydrolase family protein, with product MEIEGTILRGHEFEPIEGRIVVEDGRIEAIEETATDADRIVSPAFVNAHTHIGDSIAKEAGGGLSLDELVAPPDGLKHRLLRAASHEELVAAMERTIQFMHDGGTAAFCEFREGGVDGVRAIEDALADVPVDATVLGRESIAAMDASDGFGASGARDADFADEREATREAEKLFGIHAGERDADDIDAAFELDPDFLVHMVYAQSDHLDRLDEEGWPVVVCPRSNLVTGVGLPPIAELAEHTTVALGTDNAMLNSASMFREMEFTAKLTDLSAHEILRMATINGAALLDMDVAIETGNTARLCVLDSDSHNLAGARDPVRAVVRRAGVSDVERMVLPADPGANS from the coding sequence ATGGAAATCGAGGGCACGATACTCAGGGGCCACGAGTTCGAGCCGATCGAGGGGCGCATCGTCGTCGAGGACGGCCGCATCGAAGCCATCGAGGAGACCGCGACCGACGCCGACCGGATCGTCTCGCCGGCATTCGTCAACGCCCACACCCACATCGGCGACTCGATCGCCAAGGAGGCCGGCGGCGGACTGAGCCTCGACGAACTCGTCGCACCCCCCGACGGGCTGAAACACCGCCTGCTCAGGGCGGCGAGCCACGAGGAGCTCGTCGCCGCGATGGAGCGCACGATCCAGTTCATGCACGACGGTGGGACGGCCGCCTTCTGCGAGTTCCGCGAGGGTGGCGTCGACGGTGTGCGCGCGATCGAGGACGCGCTTGCCGACGTGCCCGTCGACGCGACGGTGCTCGGCCGCGAGTCGATCGCGGCGATGGATGCCAGCGACGGGTTCGGCGCGAGCGGCGCACGCGACGCCGACTTCGCCGACGAGCGCGAGGCGACACGCGAGGCAGAAAAACTGTTTGGCATCCACGCCGGCGAGCGCGATGCCGACGACATCGACGCGGCGTTCGAACTCGATCCCGACTTCCTCGTCCACATGGTCTACGCCCAATCGGACCATCTCGACCGGCTCGACGAGGAGGGCTGGCCGGTCGTCGTCTGCCCCCGCTCGAACCTCGTGACCGGTGTCGGCCTCCCGCCAATCGCCGAGCTCGCCGAGCACACGACCGTGGCGCTCGGGACCGACAACGCGATGCTCAACAGCGCCTCGATGTTCCGCGAGATGGAGTTCACCGCGAAACTCACCGACCTCTCGGCCCACGAGATCCTGCGGATGGCGACGATCAACGGCGCGGCACTCCTCGACATGGACGTGGCCATCGAGACGGGCAACACAGCGCGGTTGTGCGTACTTGACAGTGACTCTCATAATCTCGCCGGCGCACGCGATCCGGTACGGGCAGTGGTCCGTCGGGCGGGCGTGAGCGATGTCGAACGGATGGTGCTCCCTGCCGATCCCGGTGCCAACAGTTAA
- a CDS encoding DUF7117 family protein — translation MRIRGERECKDCGTRWSYYETGTPDCPNCGSLHSVGVGDRAQHTASTATLDLSPARNLLGNGDGDVRAAAERAAEDCRTFARQHGFIDAGELAPLDETYVGALELRAVADELARAMRTNDAEEGYFLALLGGVDGGERPTPAEVPESLRTARGLAAAKAVQEYRSDVSSYLDDHPDEAARSAFGTLGEHRKRIEALNGDVPPATADRLVRVARELGAYLREGDESSLVTARDRLSRLG, via the coding sequence ATGCGCATCCGTGGCGAGCGCGAGTGCAAGGACTGCGGGACGCGGTGGTCGTACTACGAGACTGGGACACCGGACTGCCCGAACTGCGGCAGCCTGCACAGCGTCGGCGTCGGCGATCGTGCTCAGCACACCGCGAGCACGGCCACGCTCGATCTCTCGCCGGCGCGCAATCTGCTCGGCAATGGGGATGGAGACGTGCGCGCCGCGGCCGAACGCGCCGCCGAGGATTGCCGGACGTTTGCCCGCCAGCACGGCTTCATCGACGCGGGCGAGCTCGCGCCGCTCGACGAGACCTACGTCGGCGCACTCGAACTCCGCGCGGTCGCCGACGAACTCGCGCGCGCGATGCGAACCAATGACGCCGAGGAGGGGTACTTTCTTGCACTACTGGGCGGCGTCGACGGCGGCGAACGCCCCACACCTGCCGAAGTCCCGGAATCGCTGCGGACGGCCCGCGGATTGGCCGCGGCGAAAGCCGTCCAGGAGTACCGCAGCGACGTAAGTTCGTATCTCGACGACCACCCCGACGAGGCAGCGCGATCGGCGTTCGGCACGCTCGGCGAGCACCGGAAACGGATCGAGGCGCTCAACGGCGACGTGCCGCCCGCAACCGCCGACCGCCTCGTTCGCGTCGCACGCGAACTGGGGGCCTACCTTCGAGAGGGCGACGAGAGTTCGCTCGTGACCGCCCGCGACCGCCTTTCACGACTCGGGTGA
- a CDS encoding ribonuclease H, with translation MAAYGRPTLRDLFDDSPTPHIAHPPRTHHRGFYVATDGSFRATGGGLGVVIETRDGERVARIALPDHAPDNNVAEYRALHLGLDVLAARAPRDARIGVLVDHDVLAANANRTLLATDDGWRPDDPLPVPERSSNHWRGIQARLHGFADCRVARIRSGENPAHPLANAPQQYSHVNDEADRCVLPTAVDTDELIPPPSRADRPASD, from the coding sequence ATGGCCGCTTACGGTCGGCCGACATTACGTGATCTCTTCGATGACTCGCCCACCCCGCACATCGCCCATCCGCCGCGAACCCACCACCGTGGGTTCTACGTCGCCACCGACGGCTCCTTTCGAGCTACGGGCGGCGGTCTCGGTGTCGTCATCGAAACCCGCGACGGCGAGCGCGTCGCCCGGATCGCCCTGCCGGATCACGCGCCGGACAACAACGTCGCCGAATACCGCGCGCTCCACCTCGGACTCGACGTACTCGCCGCCAGAGCGCCGCGCGATGCCCGCATCGGCGTGCTCGTCGACCACGACGTACTCGCCGCCAACGCCAACCGAACGCTGCTCGCCACCGACGACGGCTGGCGTCCCGACGACCCCCTCCCGGTGCCCGAACGCTCCAGCAACCACTGGCGCGGCATCCAGGCACGCCTGCACGGGTTCGCCGACTGCCGAGTCGCACGCATCCGGAGCGGCGAAAACCCCGCCCATCCGCTCGCAAACGCCCCACAGCAGTACAGCCACGTCAACGACGAAGCGGACCGCTGCGTGCTTCCAACCGCCGTCGATACCGACGAGCTGATCCCGCCACCCTCGCGCGCCGATCGCCCCGCGAGTGACTAA
- a CDS encoding DUF7528 family protein, whose product MVEKFSGDEVTVRTTDETVVVSFGGRSHELDRDTAASLRRALDGALTERRAFVHTVGTHRPGGSYVVARRDADSSGHRKVFDHFNELRQLYESLPERFTADDVERSGLTGSRRHLVVRHLAEQPAFDCALVARQPLTGAKDHQR is encoded by the coding sequence CTGGTCGAGAAATTCTCCGGCGATGAGGTAACGGTTCGAACGACGGACGAAACGGTCGTCGTCTCGTTCGGTGGGCGCTCGCACGAACTCGATAGGGACACCGCCGCCTCGCTGCGCCGTGCACTCGACGGGGCGCTGACCGAGCGCCGGGCGTTCGTCCACACCGTCGGCACCCACCGCCCCGGTGGCTCGTACGTCGTCGCACGGCGCGATGCCGATTCGTCCGGCCACCGCAAAGTCTTCGACCACTTCAATGAACTGCGACAACTGTACGAGTCGCTACCCGAACGGTTCACCGCCGACGACGTCGAACGGTCAGGTCTCACCGGCAGTCGCCGCCACCTCGTGGTGCGCCATCTCGCCGAGCAGCCCGCGTTCGACTGCGCACTCGTCGCCCGGCAACCCCTGACCGGCGCGAAGGATCACCAGAGGTAG
- a CDS encoding biotin--[acetyl-CoA-carboxylase] ligase: MNETRRAVLDAITDEAVSGPDLAARLDVSRAAVWKHIEALREAGFTIESDGGYRLIEIPDYGGPAIEFDLDAPFTVEYHDSLPSTNARARELASEGETDVAVIANEQTGGRGRLDRAWRSPPGGIWLSVLCRPDLPPAHAPVLTLAAAVAVTEIAREHGVNAGIKWPNDVLVGDEETKLAGILTEMEGEADRVSWVVVGIGINVDPAGLPEDATGLCAHVDDIDRRAFVQDLLERFAALRADPEGALAAWREHALTLDRRVRVTIGDETIVGMARDVEFPGTLVVATDDGPVRVHAGDCDHLRPA, from the coding sequence ATGAACGAAACGCGCCGCGCGGTGCTCGACGCCATCACCGACGAGGCGGTGTCCGGACCCGATCTCGCGGCCCGCCTCGACGTCTCGCGCGCGGCAGTCTGGAAACATATCGAGGCGCTGCGCGAGGCGGGCTTCACGATCGAGAGCGACGGCGGCTATCGGTTGATCGAGATTCCCGACTACGGAGGTCCAGCGATCGAATTCGATCTCGATGCCCCGTTCACGGTCGAGTATCACGACAGTCTACCGAGCACGAACGCTCGCGCGCGCGAACTCGCCTCCGAGGGCGAAACGGACGTCGCGGTGATCGCGAACGAACAGACCGGCGGCCGCGGTCGACTCGACCGGGCGTGGCGCTCGCCGCCCGGCGGCATCTGGTTGAGCGTGCTCTGTCGACCCGATCTGCCGCCGGCCCACGCTCCCGTGCTGACGCTCGCGGCGGCGGTCGCGGTCACAGAAATCGCCCGAGAGCACGGCGTCAATGCGGGTATCAAGTGGCCGAACGACGTGCTCGTCGGGGACGAAGAAACGAAACTCGCGGGCATCCTCACCGAGATGGAGGGCGAGGCCGATCGTGTCTCGTGGGTCGTCGTCGGTATCGGCATCAACGTCGATCCAGCGGGACTCCCTGAAGATGCGACCGGATTGTGTGCCCACGTCGACGACATCGACCGGCGCGCGTTCGTTCAGGACCTCCTGGAACGGTTCGCTGCGCTCCGTGCGGATCCGGAGGGAGCGCTTGCGGCATGGCGTGAGCACGCACTCACGCTCGATCGACGGGTGCGCGTCACGATCGGTGACGAGACGATCGTCGGGATGGCACGCGACGTGGAGTTTCCGGGGACGCTCGTCGTCGCGACCGACGACGGACCGGTGCGCGTGCACGCCGGCGACTGTGATCACCTGCGTCCCGCCTAA